Part of the Bacteriovorax stolpii genome, TGGCATTGTTGGCCGAGAACTTATTAAAAAGTCCTTTGGTCATCATGACGTTGGCGTCGGCCCAGAAGTTCTCCAGTTTTTTTCCGTACGAGAAGTTAAAACTGCTCATGTCCGCGGCCTTTGTCAGGCTTGGGTTTACCCCCAACATGAAAGAGAAGCGGTTGGTGTGAGAAGGATTAAAAGTTGTTTCGGTGTTTAACACCAACTCGCCATTAGCTGCAAAGGCGCTGGCCGAAACGAATAACAAAGAGGCTGCGATTGTTTGTTTCATTGTATATTTCATCTTATTTACCTTTTACTCTTGTTGCTAGAAGTTCGAAATTCTCTCCCGGGAAATCCTCTACACCCATTAAGCGGGCAAGTGTCAGCTTCTGTTGTAAGTGCTGAAGCTTAACTTGCTCATAGAACACCTTTGTATTGCTCAGGTCTTCAAGAGAGAGTGAGAAGTCGTAGAATTTCGTTCTGCCGTTAAGGTAATTGTCCAAGATGGTATCAAAAGTTTTTTGTAAGCTTGGAAGGCGGGCTTCCAGGATCACGATTTGATTTTGCAGAGAAAGAATTGTTTTGTAAGTCTGTCTGATAAAAGACTGAGTGTAATGCGTATTCTTTTCAAACTCTTTCATGGAAATTTCTTTTCCAATGCGTGCAGTGGCCAGTTTGTTTGAGTTTAAGAATCCATCTGACCCGGTAATGGCCCAGGTTGTATTGATAGAAGCAACCAATTCAACGTTTCCGCTTCCGCCATAAGTTTCATAGCGAGTCGTGTTGGTCGATGGTCCAAATTTCTTGTTGTAAGCGCCCAGGTTTACCGAAAATTTTGGCAGTGGCATATTTTCTTTTAAGGCCACATCGTATTCTCTCTCCGCATTCTCCATTAACATTTTATTAGTTAATAGAGTCGGGTTATTTTTTTCTGAGATTTTTAGCGCTTCATCCAGCGTGATTTTTAATCTTCTGTAGTCCAGTGTTTCGTTGATAACGTATTTTGTCCCGATCGGGTCAGCGATCTGGAAAGCGACGCTTTCATCGGTTTGATCAGAAGTTATTTTGGCGTCGTGGTATTCATTTTGCGCTTTTAAATACTCACTTCTTGCTTGGTAATAGTCTTGTTTTGATGTTTTCCCGATCGTGATTTTTTCTTTGCTCAAGCGGTAAACGAAAGAAGACTGGCGAAGTTGATCCTGGCGGATTTTTTCAATGTTTTTTGACGACATTAAAGTGAAGTAGCTGTTGATCAAATCAAGTTTTAACTCTCTTTTTGATTCGTTATAGATTTGCGTATTTCTCTCGTAAATCCCTTTTTTGTTAAGATAAATTGCGTAATCCTTACCCCAGTTGAAAACAGTGTAATCTCCTAGGGAAAGACCTAAAGTTCCACTTGGAGAAGTCGAGTGAGGATTTGTCGGAGTGCGCTCGCTCGATCTGAGTGTGGCGATTTTTTGATCGTCAGTTGTCAGCGAGAGTTTTAGCTCTGGAAGCCAGAAAGCACTTTTTGTCCCAGAGAAAGCGATCTCGTTAAGTTCTTGCTGTTGACCGCGGATATTTTGGTCGTAGTTTTTTCTTAGACCTTGCTCGATAACGTCATTGAGCTGCAGGTTTTTATAAACGTCGTTGAGTTTATATTTGTCTGCTTCCTGCACGTAAATTTCTGTT contains:
- a CDS encoding TolC family protein, translating into MTKNLLLYLIAISLIAPKITHAQDDDTIETLESGSESSTIGAPEGEMSDGPQSLPAGESATPPTPQTEAIPSQNVDAMTDEVEKLEPVNAPEKTSPLQKKTGVVSEEELLKPKNKPAPKVRAQKQTETEIYVQEADKYKLNDVYKNLQLNDVIEQGLRKNYDQNIRGQQQELNEIAFSGTKSAFWLPELKLSLTTDDQKIATLRSSERTPTNPHSTSPSGTLGLSLGDYTVFNWGKDYAIYLNKKGIYERNTQIYNESKRELKLDLINSYFTLMSSKNIEKIRQDQLRQSSFVYRLSKEKITIGKTSKQDYYQARSEYLKAQNEYHDAKITSDQTDESVAFQIADPIGTKYVINETLDYRRLKITLDEALKISEKNNPTLLTNKMLMENAEREYDVALKENMPLPKFSVNLGAYNKKFGPSTNTTRYETYGGSGNVELVASINTTWAITGSDGFLNSNKLATARIGKEISMKEFEKNTHYTQSFIRQTYKTILSLQNQIVILEARLPSLQKTFDTILDNYLNGRTKFYDFSLSLEDLSNTKVFYEQVKLQHLQQKLTLARLMGVEDFPGENFELLATRVKGK